The sequence AGAGGCCAACCGACTGGCGCGCGAAATCGCGGCCCGTATCCCCTCCGAAACCAGGTGATGCAGCCCTCGCGCAGAGTATTCGATGAAGCCGCTACCGACCAACGGCGAGCTGGAGCGTGGCAACGGCCCTTGCCGTGCGCATCGTTGTCAGTGCCTGCTCCTACCCTGCTGAAAGAGCAACGTCGGGAGGCAGCTTGGCGGATGTTCGAGCGTCGGCACGGCTTTCCCCCCCGGCACCAACGAGGTCCGGCCGGCCAGCCGTGCCCATCGAACCGCGGCTCGCGCGCTTGCTCAAGCGGGCGTTATCCCGGCTGACCTGGTCACTTTCTACGACAGCATCGGCGACGTCACCTGGGCGGACGTCGGCAACGGCTACTTCCTCGACCCGGCAAGTGACGTCCTTTTGCGACTTCAGGAGCACGGCTCTGTCGATGCTGGCGCGGACCAGAAGGTGGCCCTCGGCTCGAACGGCGGCGGCCTCTCCTACGTCGCGGGCCCTGATGGGTCGGTTCATCGGACGCGGACGGCCGGCTCGTCTGCTCCCCGTTCACGGTGACAGGCCGGCCGCGGCCGCCCCGTGAAAGACGTCCCCGCACGTGAGTGAGGGCATCGGCGAGCGTTCCCAGCTACGACGTGGCTTCAAGCGGCCCGGAAATAGCAAGTTAAGTGTCGAGTCCTGTGAGGGCGGGCCTGTCCGAAGGTGGCGTGTGAGCGATGAGGGCTGTGCGAAGGTGTTCGGCGGTGTTGCGGTGCTCTTGCGATTGTGCGGACAGTGCGGTGAGCAGGCTTGCTTCCACACGCAGATACGGGAGTGCCTGTGGTGTGATCGTGGGTATTGCTTGTGGTGTTGGTTTCCGAAGGCGGTCGCTGAGCCCTGAGAGGGCTGGCATGTGGCGTGCCAGGTGCCTGTCGAGCAGCTCCGCGGTCTGATAGGTGTGGGTGGAGTCGCTCTGGGCGAGGAGACACTGGCGTACGTCGTCGGCGAAGTCGAAGGTCACCTGGCCGAAGCTGCTTGCTTCTCCAGCGGGCTTTTCAAAGGCGACGAGTAGGTTGCTGGTAAGGACGCGCGATAGATCACTGGGGGTGGCTGTCGGTTCTGACTTATCGGCAATGAGGTCCATTACATACCGGTTTAGGGGAGCCATGGCGAGGCTCTTGGCAAGGGCGTATGTGCTTTCAGGTACCGAGGATTCAAAGGCCGCGACCCGCTCGCTGGCCGTTGTGGACGGTTCGCTCTGTTTTGGGAAGAAAGGCCTCTCCGTCAAGGGGCCTGCGGGAATGGCTGCGACCGGCTGATGAACGCGTGAGTTGGTCAGAAGCATGCGAACCCACTGATCGATCCATCGTTTGCGAAGTTCCAGCACAGGGATGAGCGTCGGTGTGGGGCCGATGTTTTCGGCTGGGTGTGCCTGCGGCTCTTCGATTTCGTGAAGTACCAGGTTGTTGTTGGTGCAGCCAGGTGTAGGGGCGCGCAGGCGTGCTTGGCGGGTGGGTAAGCCTGTGAGTTCCCACTCGATCTCGGGGAGCGTCTGCAGAATGGCTACGACGTGATGGCTGGCCCATGCGCGAAGGTGCTTGAGAACTTCTGACCGGTGCCAGTGAGGGCCGACTCCGTCGGTAAGCAGAAGGATCATGCACCGGCGGTTAGTGTCCGCCGGGGCGTGAGATAGGGAACTTGCGTCGGGGGTGAACGTCAGTGGCTTGCCTTGCCGGTTCTTCATGCGGATGACGCGCACGCTGTGAAAGAGCGGGAGGTCGTGTGCGCAGGCTGCGATTGCGTTGGCGGTCGAGAACCAGGGCTGCATGGACAGGGCAGTGTCGACGACGAGGACGAGTTCCCAGCCTGGTGAGAAGGACAGAGCAAAGGGATCCAGAGGGCTCTCGTAAATACCGTCGCTTGAGGGCTCACGGGGGCCTTCCAGCTTGGCCAGAAGGTTCAGAGGAGCCATTGCGGTTTCCATGGCCGGGGCCTGTGAGGTTACGCCCCATTTACTCGGAGGCTCGGTGAACTCAGCCTCGAAAGAGGAGGAGTTGCGCCAGATCGGCAACGCGCTCTGCAGCGGTGAGGCGGTGATCACCCAGCGGTCGTCAGGGAGGGTCACCGTGCCGAGACCTCGTCTGGGGACGTCAGGGGGCTGGGCTCGGGCAGATCTCGGTCAGGATCGTCCCAGATGAGGACGGCGTCATGCAGGGCCTCTGCTTGCGGGCTCCCGTCTCGAGCTGATTGGACTTGGTTGAGCCTCATGGGCAGTTGTGCGGGGGGCACTTCGTCGAAGAGTATTTCAGCGTAAGTGCGGAACTGCTGGACGTCGGTGTTGCTGCGGTCCCACATGACGGCGGCCACTCCTTGATGGAGTGCCTCCAACAATTGTGCGCGGCCGGCTTCGCTGGCTGGCGACTCGGCCAGGATCAGGGGGCGTCTGGCCGGTAGATCGGCGGTTTTGCCAGCGGGGCACAGAGCGCGCCGGGCGGTCGGGTCCTGGCCAATGAGGCCGGACCAGTGTGCACGCCACGGATCGCGGGTGTCATCCGGACGCAAGCCCATGCTGCGGACGACCACCCGCATGCGAGTCTGTCCCTCTTGCAGGTCCTCCTCCGGCACACACCAGTGCATTACGGGAAGGTTGATCAGGGATAGTCCGAGCCAGAACTCGACCAGGATCTGACGGGGGGTCTTCTGGGCGGTCCAGTGGGCAAGGCGCTGGCGCACGACACGCTGCAAATCGCTCTGGCGGACGAGGACATCGTCGTCCTTGAACGTCTGGTCGTGCTGGTGCCACACGCGCAGGGTGCAGTAATCCTCGTCCAGGCCGTCCGGGAGGAGTACCACCATGATGCGGTGCTCTGGAATGGAGCGGGTGTGCCGGGAGGAGGGGCGGGCTGAGGAGCGGCAGGCTTTGAGCGGTTTTTCAAGGCCGCGGGCCTGCGCATAGGCCAGATTCCACCGCTGCAGCTGCCGCTGAGCGTCAGGGTCGGTCAAGGACGCGGCCGCGTGTTCAAGGAAGGCCAGGAACGGAGGTAGCCCGTCGGGCCGTGTGTTGCGACGCATCAGGTGCAGCGTGACGCTCCAGGCGTTCGTGCAGTGGTCTGGAAGCCTGGGGGGGAACGGGGCGAGCGCTGACCGTGCGACGTCATTGACGTCGAGTGCACAGTCCCGCAGCATCGTGTGCAGTGCGCTGAGTTCATCCTGGGGGAGGCGTGCGTGCGCGAGATTGAGGTCGCTGAGTAGCCGCAGTTGAGAGACCATCTCGCGGTCACCGGTCACGGCGAGTACAGCGCGGGTGAGCGAGTCCGTCTTCTCGCCGGTCTGGTCGTTTTGGGCACACCCATGAACGATTTTCGCCAGTTCATCGGTGGCTGATGCTTCGCGCGGAGCGGGAGGCACGCTGAAAGCGAGGTGGCGTAGGAGCGCTCGGCGTGCGGCTGGCTTGCCCAGTCCCTCTGAGTGTTCCAGGAGGCGGATCATGGCTTGCTCAAGTAGAACGGTGGACGCTACCGCGCCCAAAAGCTTGGCGGCGGAGATGCCCAGGTCTCTAGATGTGCCCATGGAGTGTCCCCCCAGTCCGGCGCGCGGGATGTGATGCGTCGGAGCGTGACTCGCATGCGTACTTGAACTGTCCCGCATGACGGCCGGCTTTGCCAGAGCGCATTGGGTCTAACGACAGGGCGTGAATCCAGACAGCGTCTGCGCGGTAATCCACCCATGTGGAGGCGTGGCGAGGGGTGACAATAGGCGTGTGGGGGACATGAGCGTGTGGGCGGCGTGGGCTGCTGCGCTGACGAGCGCGGCGACGTTGATCGTGACCACGGTAGTAGGGGGTCGCCGAGATCAGCGGCGCTGGGCGCGGGATGCTCTCACTGATGCCTTCGTGGCTTTCCTGGAAGCCAGTTGGCAACATTCGGACCTCTCTCGTGAACAGATGGAAGGCAGCGCTCCACCAAATGGTGCGGCAGAGGCCTACGAGGAGATGCGTAGCCAGCTGACGCGGCTGCGTCTGCTGGCTTCCGGGCGTGCCCTGGGAGCGTGTGAGGAGTTGCTGCGCTGTCAGAAGGAGGTGCGTCAGACCACACCGGGGCCGGCCCGGCAGGGTGCGCTCGCCCGTGCGTCGCAGGCACGCCGCACGGTAGTGGCGGCGGCGAAGTCGGAGATGGGCTTGCCGTAGACGGTCAGCAGCTGACATAGCGGCCCAGCCTGTCTTCGATGCTCAACCTCAGTTCTGTCAGAACGCCACGCGCCTGCGGCGTGAGGGGCATCTCCGTGGTGGCTCTAAGTAGTCGGCTGGCGATGTCTCTGCGTCGTTCGTCAGCTTCCTCCTGGGAGCCGGGCAGCCAGTGGTGCACGATGTTCTTCAAGGCCGCCAGCAGGATTGGATCTTCGCTGGGAAGGGCATCCAGCAGTGGCTCAACGCTCCAGTACCCCAGGGAGATGATGCGTGCCCTGCCGAGGCTGGGGTGAGAGGTGATCACCTCAGGATGCATCTGCGCCACCTCATCCATGTCCTCCTTGGCCTTGTAGCTCGGGTCGTCCTTCGCCTTCAGCCGCGTCAAGTATCCGATCGCGCTGATCGCATGGGCGGCGAGCCGGACTTCGATGGAGCCGTGCACCCCGTGCGAGTGGCGGATGACTGTCGAGAGGTTGTACGGATCGAAGGCCGCTTGTTGCACAAAGGCGAGCTCTTCATAAAGACCAGCACTGGCGGCCAGGAGCACGAATCGGTGTCCTGCAACACCACTGGGATTCGTTCGGGCGGCCAGAGTGAGCAGCTGGCGCCGTGCGTTGAGCGGTAGCGCAACGGGTTTGACCGCGGGCGCGTCTAACAGCACATCAGCGCTGCCCAGCAGCGTCAGCATGCGCCGGTCATGGATCGTTTCGGCGAAGCTTTCCTCGTGCGCTGTGAGGAAGTCGCCCGTTTCCGCACGGGGAAGCAGCGCGCGTCGCCAGGTGGTGGCCCAAGGCCAGTGAAGTGCTGCCTGATCCTGGCCTTGCGTGAGCAGGGCGCGGTGGACACGCCAGGCCAGCCGCCGGCCTGTGTCTGCATCGAGGTGCTCGGCCGCACCGACCAACGCCGCCACAGCCTCCAAGGACTCGCCGTCCAGATCGTCGAGATGGGGGTCGAGCATGCTCGCCAGCATCTCGTGCATCTCTTGCGGGAGGCTGTGCACGAAGGCTGAAGCAATCATCAGAGATTTGGCTGTACCTGTCGCAACCAATCGGCGAAGGCATGCTTCATCGACGTCGACGTTGCCTGCGAGCAGATGATGAGCAGCCAGTGCTTTGAGAGAGTCGTTCTTCAGGGCCAGCATCTGCGTCCACTGATCGGCGCCGACGCCGATGCTGTTGAGAACGTCCGAGGCCAACATCATGGTGGGCGCCGCGGATCCGTCCCACTGAAAGGCGTGCTGCGCAGCGACTGCTTGATCGATCAGCTGCGGCCAGTCGCGGTAGTCGGCCAGTCCGATCCGGAAGCGGTAAGCCAAGAGCGTTTCGAGCTGACCACATCCTGCGAGCTGGTTGAGAAGGCGAATGCGTTCGAGATTCAGCTGCTCCACCGTGTCGGTAGCCGCTGTTGCGCGCAGCAGTGCGTCCAGTTCGTGCAGGCGCCGACGGCAGGCGTCAGCGTAGAGGCGAGTTCGAGCCCGGTCCGGCTGCACCCCTAGGTGTGTGACGGTCTCCCACGCCTGAGAGAGCACCTCCCAGGGCTGATCGGCAGCGATCCTGTCCCAGGCCAACCCCACACGACTGTGAAGACGCGCGACTTGCATGCTGCGTAAGGCGCGCGTGACGAGCCGGGCATCTTGCCGCGCCGGTGGCGCTGCAGGGTCGAGGAAAGTCGTCAGCACTTGCCTTAGGCAGTCGGTGGCGCCGGGAGCGAACCAGCGGTGCATCATCACCAGACCGTCAAGCGCTGCCTCAGCTGCCTCGGTGGCCACTCCGGCGTTTAACGCTATCTCGCGGAGGATATCCAAGGCACTGCCGTCCCCATACTTCGCGAGTGCGTAGGCCGATCGTTTCCAGGCAGGCACACTGCTGTCCGCGGCACGCAATACGTCCTTGTGCTCGCGCAGGAATCCGTCGCGGATGCAGTCGATGACGGGGCTCGAGGGAGCGGCTTGCAGAAGCAGCGCCCCGTACCAGGGGCTGGCGGTCACACCGGCTCTTACAACCGTTTCGGTCGTCTCCTCCGGCGTATCAGGATCGGTGACCAGTAGCACTGCCGCTTCTCTCCAGCCGTAGCGCAGTACGTGATCGGTGACAGTGTCGAGTTCTGCTTGCGGAGTCCGCTGCAGGGCGACCGCCCCGCAGTAGGACTGCACCAGGGGGTCGCGGAAGCTGACCCGCTTGGCGACCTCGTCCAGGCACGGTGTCTGAAGCAGATCCTCAAGCGACGCCTCTCCGGTGCCCGGCTCTGCGGTGTTCAAGGCCTCTACTGCGTCCGCCTTGCGTAGCGCACCGGATGCATCGAGCTTCTTAGCAATCTCGCCAAGGCGCCGGATCACGTCATCGACGTTGACGTTCGACGCCGCGTCCTTCAGCAGGCGCGTCAGGTAGTGCCGCACCAATTCGCCTGGACCAGAGAGCACGACATCGGTTCCGGCATAGTGATCCACGAGCATGCTCAAGAACTGTGGCTTGCCCGCGAGGTCCCGTAGTGCCACCGCGCCGACATCGTGAAACAGGCGATCCTCGAGGCTTTTGAACCGTTTATTCCAGCTATGTTCATCCCGTTTGCGCAGCACTGTGCGCAAAAAGTCCCGTGCAGCCCCCTCGCGGACCTTGTGCACCACCACGGCCGGCCACCCCAACACCGCCGGGTCGTAGTCCCGAATACGGTCGCACACGAGTAGACCCAGCCGCGGGACCCGCCGGGCAAGCCGGGCCAGATATACCATGATCTGGCCGCGCTCGCGGCCGTCCACCAGATGAAGCCCGTCCACGGTGACGTGTACGGCGCCCATGGAGATCAACGCCGCCAAAGTCGCATCGCACAAATGTTCCTGCACGCCGTTGGCGGAACGCAAAAGCCGGTAGACAGTCTTGGGTGCGGCTGGGCCGCGCAGGAATTCCATCACGTCGACGGCCGACACCCACAGTGGCAGCAGCGGACTCTGAGTTGCAGGGATGTCTTCAGAAAGCCTGCGCAGATACAACTCTCGAGCCACCGTCGTCTTGCCCACCGAGGGATCGGAGAGCAGCACGACGCGCATCTCTTTCTCGATTAGCATCACACAATCGTCGGCCCCGGCCGATAACGCGCCGAAGCCCTGCTGCACATACGGGGCCCCGGGCGTTAACCGGTGTCCTTCCAGCGCGATGTAGGTGAACGAGGAGTCTGCGGCCTGACCCGCGGCGGGGTCAGGCCTCTTCGCTTTTCCCGGCGGAGCATCCACGCCCGTGAGGTGGCGCTCGAGAAGTTCGCGGCGAGCTGACTGGAGTCTAGGTGACGGTAGGCGGCGCAGTCCCTGGACCACCTGCTGCAGCACCGCGGCGTCCTTAACGGACGAGGATGCGACCAACAGCAGATCTCCCGCGCCGGAGGCATCTGTGGCTCCGGCATTGAGCAGGGCCTGGCAGGCAAGGGCCGAGTCGCTGGATGACCAGTCGGTGAACAGCTCATCCAGCGCCCCGAGGCTTTCGTTCGCCACGCCGGCCACGGCGCAGGAGGCTCTGAGACGCTGCGGGTTTGCGCGTTCGTCCTCGTTGTCAGCCCATTTCAACGTGCGGCAGGCTGCCAGAACCAGATGCTGGGGATAGTGGGTGCGCCAGTCCTCGAGTGCCGATTCCGGAATCGTTTCCGCCAGCGTGCTACGCACCTGCCACAGGATGCGCAGGGCCAAGCCGAGTTGACGGTGATCTTCGGCCAGTGCTTCTGCGATGTCGGCGGCTGCAGTGCGGACTTGGTCGTCGTCCCAGAAGGCCGACATTCGAGAGAGGAAGCCCAGGAAGCGCTGCAGCCGAACCAGCTCTCCCCAGCCCAGCCTCTCGGCAAAGCAGTCGCGGACCAGGCATGTCTCCAACCACGCCGGATCCTGCAGGGTCGCCCCCGACTTGGCGAACGTCGCGAAGTCGATCAGATAGGGCGTGGAGCCGAGGATGATGATGTTGCGAGGATTGAGGTCACAGTGGACCGGTGAAAACAATCTCTTCGCGGTGCTTTTCCACAACACGGAATGCAGATGCCGGGCGGGATGCGCGATCCGCGATCCTTCGAAGGCGATCGTCGTTGCGCTCTCGTCAAACCCGCTGGTCTCGAAAGCGCGAGCCATCGTGGCAGACCACGTCTGTGCTCGCACAGCGGTGACCTTGCCGAGGATCTCGACGTCTTTACCCTCCGACTGCGCCTTGCGAATCAGGTTGATGTTCTCGGCGGACTTGGACGACCCCAGCAGCTGAACGCGCACCCTGACTGCGCTTTCCCGCAAGTTACCTGTAACGAAATCCTCGCCGACCTCTAGCTTTTTCAGCGTCAGGCGCACCGTGTCCCCGATTAGCAGAGTCCGGCTGGGGCCAGGTGGGGAGGTGGATTCGACGCCCACGTCACTGGAATGCAGACGTCGCTCCGAGCCGTCGTCGTCTGCGTTGCCGTCCATCAGTAGGAGATCATCCGACGTTGCTTTGACCTGGCCCACCGATAAGGAGACGTCAAAACCCAGCGAGTTGTTGAACGACAGCAGCCCTTTCTCCTGAACTTCTCCCGAGTCGTACATGCTGCCGGCCAGAGACGACAGGACCTGTCTCACCAGGCCGACGCACTCCTCGATGGAAGCGCGGCCGTCGAGCGTCGTGGCAATCACGTCTTCCAGGGACACCATGGCTACTTCTTTGCGGTGATCCCATTCCGTGACGTGTCGGTAGACCACGACATTGTGGCGCGTATCGTCGGTGCGCTCGTCCAGCACACCCTGGCTGACTGCGGTGATAGCGACAAAGAGGTTACTGTCACAGGTGTCGCGCAGGCGGCCATACCCTTTCCATTCTTCGACCGCCGCTGCCACGTCCATCAGCTTGGCTACCTGAAGCGCCGGCTTCCGATTTCCCGCCCGCCGGGTGACGATCTCCAAGACCCGCGCACCGCTGCGCCCTTCTGTGAGGCTCCGCCGAACTTCGACGCTGGCCACGGTCGCTGGCCATATGCCCAGCTCACGGCACTTGGTCTCGCCTGCTGATGAATCAGAGTGGCGCACGATGCCCCGGAGGACGTCCTCGACGGAGGCTCGGTAGCGATCTGCCACATCGCATCCGTCAGCCCAGTAAATCTCCAAAGGTTCCGTCACGATGCCCCCCGACACCTCGCGCTCAGATGCGATGTACCCCATCACCATTGAATCAACGCATTGTAGGGAACGGAACTCGGTAACGTCTGCCGAACGATCCAATAACCTACCCGTTCACTCAGGTGAGTGAACGACTCGCAGATGGCCAACCCGCGGGGCCTGAAGCTGCCAGGGCTGGCTGGCTTGCCACTTACCTCTGCAGGCGAGGCTCGTGAGAGTGGGCGAGAGGAACGTCCAAGGGCGGCTCGCAGTTCCAAGAACCGATCGGCGTGGAGCTTGCCCGTCTGCATCGTCGGCGCCCACGGCCAGATCGGATGGGTGGTATGCCCGTCACCAGAAGGATCAGGGCCCGGTTGTCGCAGGAGATGCGAAAGAAGGGGGCAGATCGGCCGCTCAGTGATGAGGTGGGTCTTCTATCGCACTTCGGCCGGCGGGCTCCGGACCTGTCAGGTATCCCTTTTTTCAGAGCAGCTCGCAGGTTCACGGAGTCGATCGCGCAACGGGGCCAGTCCAACTCGCCACGGTGAGCCGAGCCCGTAGAGGACCAGGCGGTGACGTCCACATCGTCGCCATGGGTGAACCGCTGGGCGCCTCCGCCTCCATCCGCAACCGCTCCCAAGACGCCCGGCGCTCGGCGGTCCGACCACCGCTCTGTGCCTACCTCATGTAGGTGGCATGCCGCAGGGAATGCCACCCGTCGGCCTTGCTGACGCCACGCCTTGAAGGTCAGTAGGTGCCGCGACTCAGGTACTTACATGATGGTGAGCGGCCATGGTTCGCGGAGCGGCGTGGTGCACGGGCTTGTCCGCGCCAGCGTCCTGAAGGCGCCGCACCCACACGGACGTCACGGACAGCAGGCCAGTAAAGACCACGAGAAAGAGCACAGATACCCACATCTGCCGACTCTCGGGATACTCCCACCCTGACCAGGCAGCTGAAGCCGCCCACAGCAGGACAGCTGCCCCGTAGAAGGTGCGCATCCGGTGTAGATGCCGCACCGCACGCAAGGACCTGGAGTGATCATTCTCTGTGGCCGTGTCTCCTGCCGCGTCATCGGCAAGCAGCATCGACGCCACCACGCGCTTGCCCGCGGACTCGCCGACTGACCGGCACAGCCGACTGCGCACGTGCGCGCAGACCTCCAAGCCCCTACCGGTCTCCCTACCAACTCCCCTACCGGCCCCCGTAGTACGCTGCGCACGGTCTGCGCAGGTCAGGCCGGGTGGTCGGCCCGACCACACAGCCCCGAAATCCAGCCCTCGCTCTCTTCCGGCTCTCCCGGCCCTTCAGTTGTGGGCGCGGTGTCGGTGGCGGGCAGGGTGCGGGATGTTCTGGAGCAGCGGGAACAGAGGGCGGGCGGTGGGTGGTTCGAAGGCGTACCCGTACGGATCCACGGCAGCGGTCCGGGGCCATGTGCTGGCGGCGCTCGGGGTGCTGAGGGTGGCAACCGCCGCCCAGGTACGGCAGCTGATGTGTCCGGGCCACAAGGACAACAAGGCGGTGCGCAACGCCGCCCTCGATCTTGCGCGCCACGGGCTCGCGTACGCATTTCCCGAGAGACGGGAAACACGCTTCGCCGACTCCAGCGAATGTCGATGAGAGCTTCGCTGGTCGAAGAAGACGGGATCGTGAACCAAGCCGAACGAGTCATCCATGCGGTGGTCGAGGAGACGGGGTGGCTGCGTGCCACTCGTCTTCGAGGACGCTGAACATCTCGGAGTCCCGCCAACCGTCCCGGATCAGCGCGGTGTGACGATGACGTCCTTCTCGTGTCATGCCGAGCTTGCTGAGTACCCGTGCCGACCCGAGGTTCCGCGGGTCGCAGGTGGCATAGATGC comes from Streptomyces aurantiacus and encodes:
- a CDS encoding SAV_2336 N-terminal domain-related protein gives rise to the protein MTLPDDRWVITASPLQSALPIWRNSSSFEAEFTEPPSKWGVTSQAPAMETAMAPLNLLAKLEGPREPSSDGIYESPLDPFALSFSPGWELVLVVDTALSMQPWFSTANAIAACAHDLPLFHSVRVIRMKNRQGKPLTFTPDASSLSHAPADTNRRCMILLLTDGVGPHWHRSEVLKHLRAWASHHVVAILQTLPEIEWELTGLPTRQARLRAPTPGCTNNNLVLHEIEEPQAHPAENIGPTPTLIPVLELRKRWIDQWVRMLLTNSRVHQPVAAIPAGPLTERPFFPKQSEPSTTASERVAAFESSVPESTYALAKSLAMAPLNRYVMDLIADKSEPTATPSDLSRVLTSNLLVAFEKPAGEASSFGQVTFDFADDVRQCLLAQSDSTHTYQTAELLDRHLARHMPALSGLSDRLRKPTPQAIPTITPQALPYLRVEASLLTALSAQSQEHRNTAEHLRTALIAHTPPSDRPALTGLDT